The DNA segment CACTGAATACAATAGTGTTGACTACAAAATCTAAAAGTACAAGAATGAGTAAAAAACTGCACAAAATTTGCCAAACATGAATTTGCATAATTCATCTTTTCCAAATTGTTACTTACAGTGATCTGTCTTAATGAGTTGGAGTGTATCATGAGTTAAGTTTGTTGGAACACTAACACTGCAGTGAAATAGTGTAAAGAGACACATGCATCAGAGCTGTCTTTAGGTTACATCATTTCTTGGCTGAACACCAGTACTATAATAGCTCATTTATAAGTCTGGTCTACCAGAATATAACTCCATTCAGCCAAAATGTAGGTCAGAATCAAAAAGCTTCAGCAGGCAGGATAATTTTTCCAAAACAAGAGTCGCTGTCTGATGGTTTGACACTGTTGCCACTCTCTACCTCACAAATAAGACAACAATAATGCACAAAGGAAAAGATTCAGTAGTATATGTATCTCTATAAGAAATGTAGACAATGGTTCGTTAACTGAAAGTAGGTGAAGAATGTTTAAGATTGTATATCTTCAATCTCTACTAAGCTgagactgaagatgatgataatgagatgaTCAGATATAAAGGCAAGAAACAGAATTGCCAGGAAAGATTCAGCAATTATTCACTTATACCACTTATAGTTTGATATGGGTATCATCTTAACTAACTGGTACAGGCTTAAATAAGAATGCAATTACAGAAATTTGGTTTTATCTTACACACATGATATAAAACTAAAAAGGATAGAAATTGCATAGCAACAAAAGTAATGTCACTGCACAAAACTGGGCATACCAGTCTccataataaataaacaccaaaatgacaaGAGAAATTTTCATACATTATCTTCTTTAATCTTCTACTACCATAACAAAGGCATCAGGAACATTAACATGAAATCCTGCacaacaaaagaagacaagCATTGCAGCAGTTCCTTGGGCCCTAAAAGAAACTAAACTGTACTGCAATGGTATCAATCCAATCACAAACAGATATCATGGCATCAATGTAGCCAAGAGGCATCAacactcacctgagagatgggGCAGTGCCAGTGGTAGTCTCTGAAGAGTGGAGGCACAAGGTGGACAGAAGCTCAGACTCAGTTTCCTTCACATCCCCACCAAGACTTTTAGCCACTTCTTTGGTTGCTAAAACAAGCTCAGGTTCTGAAAAATTGAGCCCAGATGTCATTATTACTAAAAAAATAGCAGAACACCACTACAACAAATGGTTCTAATCAAATCTTATATTACAGCCTACAATTTTATGATTTCAAACAAGAAAGCTCAAAGTTCCTTAGAACTAGTACAGCATGTTAACACTTCTTTGTTTGTAAGCACAGCATCCACTGCATCTTACTTGTAGACAgtagtttttatttgtttacttctgtcAACAAATGTAAGGCAGCAACCTATTAATAAAACTAATAGCTAAAACAAACTATAATAAACATCACACCTGTACCATGGTGAAAGAATAATGTACATGTCTCTAAACACCACCCACTACTTATCACCATGTTTTTTAAATGTCACATGTTTAAGTGTCTAGACCTAAACTAAGACCTAAACTTGCACCAGTTTTGTGTCATAAACAGACATTGACTAAAAATAGATGTTAACTATTGCAGCATCCAAAAATTAACAATATGAATGACAATTAGGTAATAAGAAACCTACAGTAATGAGGGTACAAGTACAGTCCTCACCAAGGTCAGGCTCTGATACCAGGGATAATTTGCCTTTTCCTGCAGTTTTGGTCTTCTTCCGAGCTTTGGGACGTGACGGCTGCACTTGAGGCTCCACAGGAATATGGGGTCAGTCTGGAGATTAGGGGACTTTCAATATGATACAAAGATATTTGTACTATTTAAAATGACCACCTGGTGCACCCATCATTCTACAATACTAATAAAACATGAacatacatatttatatttgtgaatATTATAAAAACATAACAAGAGACTAGGTTATCAATGCCATCCAGCACTGGCATGTATAGTATTTATTATGTACTAATTACCACATAATGCAAAGTGGAACTTATCAAGCAAAATCTATTAGCAGAATTTACTGTAAGCAGGACTTCAGGAATAGTACTCTCATTGACTTATAATAACAGATTCAGATGTAGAAGATGGTGCAGCAACCACAAGTGGATGATGTAGAAATTACCCATctgagaggagaataaaaaaccTTTTTTGAATGATGCAGCATGAAATCTTATGCAAATTGAGCGAACTATGGAGTggtggaatgaatgaaaaaatgcaCCAAAGTAATCTGgccaaataaaaaagataaggcACTATTTAAGTTTTAGAAGAGAGGTATATACATAAGTAAAATTCTAAGCTCACAGTAGGAGATGGAAGCCActtggaagatggaaggaggtaaaggagtgCATGCAAAAGTAGTGCAAGGATAAGAAAAGTGAGTGAGCAGGCAAGGAAATAAATGTTTGGATTCATAGAAATGGAAACTTTCTCATCATGACCACCTCCTTAGGCCATTCCCTGAGGATGCTAGGCAGTAGATGGTagataaagagatgaataaatgcAATGTATTCAATCTAATCAAAATCAACAAGAGGCTTTAATGTCAGTTCTGAAAGGTAAATCACCACAATCTATGTAAACATATGTGTTCTCACACTAGCCAAAGATGAAAGATCATGTAGTTTCTTGTGGCTAGATGTCttcttgtcttgtttctctGCAGCAGCTTTCTCTTTTACACTGGACTCATGTTTTAAGACATGTGAGTGAGACTCTCCagtcttctttccctctgtccCCTGAAGTGGCTTATGGTCTTCTATCTGGGTTTCCAGATTCTGAGAtttaattgatttttctttagtttcaccATTCTTGACAGTGGCAGCAGGTctggcatcaccaccaccatgctcaCACAATCTTCTGGTGGCTTTCGGCAAAGTGGTCGAGTCGGGCATGCTGGTTGTGCCGCTAACCTGGAgaaccaaatgaaaaaaaaataatgctctTCTTTGTCAGtccaataaaaatatatatacatgtagtGTCCTGGGAGGAAAGTCATATATTCtaagaaatgaaagatcaagTCATTTTTAATTGGGAATATTCTATGGTGAAATGTTTTTAATGCCATGGTTCAGAAGTTACAGGACATTTAAATATGCATGCACATCAGTGGCAAGTGGCCGCAATGTCCTGCAACATCCAGGTGGTCGCTGTGACATTTGTTatattttagttattatttgCCATAACAAGACACTGCATTATTGAATTcagttatatctttattttatgaAAACCTTGTTGTGTAATCAAGTAACATCCTCATGATGATGCCAACACCCACCACTGctaccctctcctcccctcactccccccacTTACCACTTGTACCACATTCATATCAAAATGTCCTGTAGCTTCTAAACCATGgtgttatctatttcttttctggTAGTTTTTGGCCTATTTTGAATTACTCTGCATGCTTTTCCAGcaaatcattagttttttttttttttttttacccctgaCGCCCCATCCCTTCAAAGACTAATGAtttgcaataaaaacaaaaagtagattaatacaaaacagactGAAGTCCACCAGAAAGAAAATAGTTCCATCTTCACaaatagcagcagtaacattCACTTGCAATGTACCCCCCCTCCCCTCGAGGGCTCGCCCGTGGCCGCCAGTCAGCAGTCACAAATCACCACCTTCTCTGACCCAATGAAATTAATCTAAACTaaaccaatctaacctaaccaggctAATCTAATCTTGATCTTCATTTTAATGTTACAGATGGCTCGGGACTGCTCCTGGTCCAGGAgtatcggcaactcctgtaggaaaaaaaaaaaaaagaaaaacggcaaacagaaaacagacaccATCCTTCACACCACTAATTCCTATATTTAATACACCACATCTTTTCCaggaactccttcactgcctcaatcatcctttcattcgtctccCCACACATccccagcagcaacaccatccaatccattcctttcctgtcttcactCTGACCTTCCCCAGCTCCCTCTgcaccacttgcatcatctcatttctgtctctggcatacttcacacactccagcaccatatgctccaccgtctcatcctctccaatgTCACACATCCAGTATACTTTGCTGCAGAACTCAGACCATCTTTAACACCTTGTATTCACACAATACACTGTGCCCTAGCTCGGAAGAAATCATCACCCAGGCTTCCCttataccacttttcatacattggggcctctttctctctttaccactctgaatattcttttgttccattttattcttctattcaCTCAGTCCCACAAGTTTCACTACTCTGTctcacttttccacttccttccttccacatccATGTCATTCACAAACTCATCAAGCATCTCTCACCATTCTCATGCATCCGCTCACCTAAAATACCTACGTGTGTATTCATGTCTCCCAAAATCAttactctctcctttcactttcttatGATCTTCCTCAATATTTCATACTTCCTGCTGTTCTCTCTTGCTGCTCTCTCCCCGTCAACTGTCATgcacaccacaatcaccaccagtgTTTCACACTTCCCATGCTCACCTGTGCACTCTACCTTTGCTGCTAAAATTTCCTCACTCGTGGCACAGTTTCCTATATCTAACTTTTCTATTCTgaagttcttttccttcctatacaaaaaaaaaaaaaggttactcctcctcctaccctatCTTGAACTTTCTGTCCCTTTCCAATCATCACATACTTACTACCATCCAATTTCACATCATCTTTCAAGTGTGTCTCGGTCATTCTGACTATGTTGAAATGCCATTCATTTAGTTCCTTACACACATCCTCAAATTTCCCAATGCCCTATCCTTGCACATTCATGCATCCAGACTTCATGCCTTTTCTTGCATTCCTtgcattctcagtcattcttCACGTCATTTCCACACGGTACACCATCCTTGCCTTCACACTTCACACTTCACACTTCACAGTCTCACTCCCATCCTTGTGTTGCCATCCACATTAAAGGGCTTAAAACCTCTTGCCTGAGTTAGAATATTGCACCAAGGCAGTGCACACACATCATGATCTCCAAAAATGGAGTATCACAGAAAGTAATAGTTTTGCCCAAAATTGCTTGAGTTACCCTCTTTAAAGACTTATACCTCAGTCTAGTGTCCACCAGTACTCATACTTCCATCACCATAAACCATACTTAACATGCAACACAaccttcccattcttccttaGCTTCAGTAATACAATGTGTgggttttaatgataataatactttaCATTCACTCTTAACTATGCAagtatttattaacactaattCAGGAAGTTTCTCTCAACAGTTTCTCTTTGATAACTTGCAGTGCATCATAGATACAAACTTCATAAATGGTTAACTTTTATTGATAATCTTAACAGAAAGAAACAAGTCAAAGCAAAGCAAATAGGTTGTGTAAACATTTCATATAAATACTCCCAATGGAACTGCcatcaaacaaacagaaatagacatacacatatatataagagatttcACAATAAAATCTATCAAAATCTAAACCAACATATCTTTAAACTACAtcaagtagaagaagaaatatattcAAGAACAAGACCAAAGACTGACCCAACTAATGTtactctcaccacacacacacacacacacacacacacacacacacacacacacacacacacacacaccctccccggctcacagtgggccctcaccccctccaggtggtccaatgtgccaagcttctcggagtcacggtggacgaccagctgacctggaagcagcatgtcgccaacaccgtgagatcagctacctacaggctgtacatgctgcgcagactcaggtcgctggggacgccgacagatgagttaaggggggtgtaccttaccttcatcctccccaaactcatgtacgcctccccagcgtggtcctcctccctcacacacactcaaaagatacagctagagagtgtgcagaaaagggcgtgcagggtcatccttggccctgcatacaccacctatgaagaagccctgaccaccctgagtctgtccagaatatccaccaggcaccgagaggctctggagaagtttgggaggggactactgcatcatccgcgtctcagaaacatgctgccgcccgacacACCTCGCCCGGtctgtgccaccagacaccacaacagaataacgcccctgaaggcgccgcgcacggaccggtacagactcagtgcgattcccaccatggtgcgagccatcaatcaatagtatttccctcctagattagacttacctttaggattaatgttaagtttttccccatcccctatgtacattttcagtttgtcaactgcctaaataataaaccgtttattattattattattattattattacacacacacacgcacaaaatgCATTCTGTCACTCTACCACTCACAGGACAAAACCTTCAACAAATCAACGACAGTGACCCAGACAAGAGCATTCCTGCTAGGAGAGGAGGGTTTTCACAGTCTCAGGGTCACTCACAGGACAAAACCTTCAACAAATCAACGACAGTGACCCAGACAAGAGCATTCCTGCTAGGAGAGGAGGGTTTTCACAGTCTCAGGGTCACTCACAGGACAAAACCTTCAACAAATCAACGACAGTGACCCAGACAAGAGCATTCCTGCTAGGAGAGGAGGGTTTTCACAGTCTCAGGGTCACTCACAGGACAAAACCTTCAACAAATCAACGACAGTGACCCAGACAAGAGCATTCCTGCTAGGAGAGGAGGGTTTTCACAGTCTCAGGGTCACTCACAGGACAAAACCTTCAACAAATCAACGACAGTGACCCAGACAAGAGCATTCCTGCTAGGAGAGGAGGGTTTTCACAGTCTCAGGGTCACTCACAGGACAAAACCTTCAACAAATCAACGACAGTGACCCAGACAAGAGCATTCCTGCTAGGAGAGGAGGGTTTTCACAGTCTCAGGGTCACTCACAGGACAAAACCTTCAACAAATCAACGACAGTGACCCAGACAAGAGCATTCCT comes from the Scylla paramamosain isolate STU-SP2022 unplaced genomic scaffold, ASM3559412v1 Contig30, whole genome shotgun sequence genome and includes:
- the LOC135097734 gene encoding uncharacterized protein LOC135097734, whose protein sequence is MVVQCAKLLGVTVDDQLTWKQHVANTVRSATYRLYMLRRLRSLGTPTDELRGVYLTFILPKLMYASPAWSSSLTHTQKIQLESVQKRACRVILGPAYTTYEEALTTLSLSRISTRHREALEKFGRGLLHHPRLRNMLPPDTPRPVCATRHHNRITPLKAPRTDRYRLSAIPTMVRAINQ